From Haloarcula hispanica ATCC 33960, the proteins below share one genomic window:
- a CDS encoding DUF7521 family protein, translating into MTTGVAIARGVLILMRMVVFGLTLGITLISFQAYRKRPSERLQYAFVGFAFISMGVAISSVITQLSAGETGAIVRVFFQMAETIPFIIGFAMLYVSLYR; encoded by the coding sequence ATGACGACCGGCGTGGCTATCGCACGCGGCGTGCTCATCCTGATGCGGATGGTGGTGTTCGGGCTGACGCTCGGGATCACCCTGATTAGCTTCCAGGCCTACCGGAAACGCCCGTCAGAACGACTACAGTATGCGTTCGTTGGCTTTGCGTTCATCAGTATGGGTGTCGCTATATCCAGTGTCATCACGCAACTGAGCGCCGGCGAGACCGGTGCCATCGTTCGCGTGTTCTTCCAGATGGCGGAGACGATTCCGTTCATCATCGGGTTCGCGATGCTGTACGTGTCGCTGTACCGATGA
- a CDS encoding UvrD-helicase domain-containing protein yields MTDSTTEVVRLFGGPGSGKTTALLDRVDELLEDDDVDFRDVLVVSYTRAAAAEIRERLADRLGLSPRALRGNVCTMHAKAYELLNLSRGDVVGEDDKEAFCEEFGIDYEDEYEGSRRRSARSTTLGNKIIATSQWLQRTRRDVADWYDVPFKWDDEEVRLPPEIDDNAQTGNKYTPTWPTDDDRVDVPAAIRGWRTYKGENDLTGFADMLERVAQRSLLPNVDYLIIDEFQDITTLQYDVYDEWKPHMERVLIAGDDDQVVYAWQGADPDLLLEEVVTQDEVLPNSYRLPSRILNVVNREVRHIEKRQEKDLNPRKEGGRVEAVQNPSMFDLSRNVTRTIEQSDETVMVLFRARYQMFQFIDEFIDNGIPFSCLTDQRMWTDRLTQYVNGLEAVEADEPLTVLEARRLADMLVDSAFGTGERDDLFDALEEIDESHEDEDIADIEIDPDVVHDHVPFLPDAASAGDMLRKVTNFQERTVDAYFTGDYTGMDADRVRVGTIHSAKGREADHVFVATDLTEKVVEQMAATVDQQGIEVPGMDEFTKHTSPVPTLTDNERRVFYVGMSRARERLVLLENLVDGAPTLPIDVLLENEPSDRSIEQLLDDASETIAAD; encoded by the coding sequence ATGACTGATTCGACCACCGAGGTTGTCCGCCTGTTCGGTGGGCCCGGTAGCGGGAAGACGACGGCGCTGCTCGACCGCGTCGACGAACTGCTGGAAGACGACGACGTCGATTTCCGTGACGTACTGGTTGTCTCGTACACGCGTGCGGCGGCCGCCGAGATCCGTGAGCGACTCGCGGACCGACTCGGCCTGTCCCCTCGCGCTCTTCGCGGGAACGTCTGTACGATGCACGCGAAGGCGTACGAACTGCTGAACCTCTCCCGCGGCGACGTCGTCGGCGAGGACGACAAGGAGGCCTTCTGCGAGGAGTTCGGCATCGACTACGAGGACGAGTACGAGGGCTCGCGCCGTCGCTCGGCCCGCTCGACCACCCTCGGGAACAAGATCATCGCGACGAGCCAGTGGCTCCAGCGGACCCGCCGCGACGTGGCCGACTGGTACGACGTGCCCTTCAAGTGGGACGACGAGGAAGTCCGACTCCCGCCGGAGATCGACGACAACGCCCAGACCGGCAACAAGTACACGCCGACGTGGCCGACCGACGACGACCGTGTGGACGTGCCCGCCGCCATCCGCGGCTGGCGCACCTACAAGGGCGAAAACGACTTGACGGGCTTCGCCGACATGCTCGAACGGGTCGCCCAGCGCTCGCTGCTCCCCAACGTCGACTACCTCATCATCGACGAGTTTCAGGATATCACGACGCTGCAGTACGACGTCTACGACGAGTGGAAACCCCACATGGAACGGGTGCTCATCGCTGGCGACGACGACCAGGTCGTCTACGCCTGGCAGGGCGCGGACCCGGACCTCCTGCTCGAAGAGGTCGTCACCCAGGACGAGGTGCTGCCCAACTCCTACCGGCTCCCCTCGCGCATCCTGAACGTCGTCAACCGCGAGGTCCGCCACATCGAGAAACGTCAGGAGAAAGACCTCAATCCGCGCAAGGAGGGCGGCCGCGTCGAGGCGGTCCAGAACCCTTCGATGTTCGACCTCTCCCGGAACGTCACGCGGACCATCGAGCAGTCCGATGAGACGGTGATGGTGCTGTTCCGGGCCCGCTACCAGATGTTCCAGTTCATCGACGAGTTCATCGACAACGGGATCCCCTTCTCCTGTCTCACCGACCAGCGGATGTGGACCGATCGGCTCACCCAGTACGTCAACGGGCTCGAAGCCGTCGAAGCCGACGAACCGCTCACGGTGCTCGAAGCGCGCCGGCTCGCCGATATGCTCGTCGACTCCGCCTTCGGCACGGGCGAACGTGACGACCTCTTCGACGCGCTCGAAGAGATCGACGAGTCCCACGAGGACGAAGACATCGCCGATATCGAGATCGACCCTGACGTCGTCCACGACCACGTTCCCTTCCTCCCCGACGCGGCCTCGGCGGGCGACATGCTCCGGAAGGTGACCAACTTCCAGGAGCGGACCGTCGACGCGTACTTCACCGGCGATTACACCGGGATGGACGCCGACCGGGTCCGCGTGGGGACGATCCACTCCGCCAAAGGTCGCGAGGCCGATCATGTGTTCGTCGCGACCGACCTCACCGAGAAAGTCGTCGAGCAGATGGCCGCGACTGTCGACCAGCAGGGTATCGAGGTACCCGGAATGGACGAGTTCACGAAACATACCAGTCCCGTCCCGACGCTGACCGACAACGAACGGCGCGTGTTCTACGTCGGGATGTCCCGGGCTCGCGAGCGACTCGTCCTGCTCGAGAACCTCGTCGACGGCGCGCCGACGCTCCCTATCGACGTCTTGCTGGAAAACGAGCCAAGCGACCGCTCCATCGAGCAACTGCTCGACGACGCCAGCGAGACCATCGCGGCCGACTGA
- a CDS encoding DUF7533 family protein, with amino-acid sequence MARGLIGTIELMVAVVLAARVTLLGVDNLARGQTAIGAVFLGLAAALLIIEWVAPSPTDIPGALAGRARSALPGGKPPDSSDDD; translated from the coding sequence ATGGCACGGGGACTCATCGGGACAATCGAGCTGATGGTCGCGGTCGTACTCGCCGCGCGGGTCACCCTTCTCGGCGTCGACAACCTCGCCCGCGGCCAGACGGCGATCGGTGCGGTCTTTCTCGGGTTAGCCGCCGCCTTACTGATTATCGAGTGGGTCGCTCCCTCTCCGACAGACATCCCCGGTGCACTCGCCGGGCGGGCGCGGAGTGCGCTCCCCGGCGGGAAGCCACCGGACAGTAGCGACGACGACTAA
- a CDS encoding ArsR/SmtB family transcription factor yields the protein MAEEQSIEEILDTIGDQHARRVLAAISREPQSAKELAEECDLSLPTVYRRIELLDEYDLVTDRTLVAEDGNHYKVYESNFESTVISLEDEEYKVRIYREENLPDRFSQLWDELNPE from the coding sequence GTGGCTGAGGAACAGAGCATCGAGGAGATTCTCGATACAATCGGTGACCAGCACGCGCGCCGTGTACTCGCCGCAATCAGTCGTGAACCGCAGTCGGCGAAGGAACTCGCGGAGGAGTGCGACCTCTCGCTGCCGACGGTGTATCGACGTATCGAACTGCTCGACGAGTACGACCTCGTCACCGACCGAACGCTCGTCGCCGAGGACGGAAACCACTACAAGGTGTACGAGTCCAACTTCGAGTCGACGGTCATTTCGCTCGAAGACGAGGAGTACAAAGTGCGCATCTATCGGGAGGAGAACCTCCCGGACCGGTTCAGTCAGCTCTGGGACGAGCTGAACCCGGAATGA